The following proteins are encoded in a genomic region of Diadema setosum chromosome 10, eeDiaSeto1, whole genome shotgun sequence:
- the LOC140234109 gene encoding LOW QUALITY PROTEIN: uncharacterized protein (The sequence of the model RefSeq protein was modified relative to this genomic sequence to represent the inferred CDS: deleted 1 base in 1 codon): MSSLEEAVTKSLQCPLCIDLLKTPKFLSCGHTFCKDCLCLLQASGRNPNHISCPLCRTKTEVKDGNVSNLKTNLQVQSLVDDMAGAIQPCTICTSVDRPNAKTYCQSCKAYMCDKCLVKHNEWPTHTSHQMVTVEDIKQGRAHIKKKVLCPSHNQDDGEHNCSDICLDCLKIMCMRCRMLDHQPKDHRVLSNAEYSKQRLQEMNELNEQNKVFQDDLETFIKNVSQQRTNAIAHIEEKKKEINKTYDEYVRKLTMRKEKLIRQLEEQKTEAEQKFKDMLDDTKTQIARIKGSSELANKSLKAPLEGGTIAMHQSLFDELKCAIGKDKPDLTDASSFEARVKCIRFQSNTASNELHLGKLQRVEWRKVVEKELPVKDCMNKMVRTPTGQMAVGSHLGGVYHYTRKGKLSPKSDHKDTRIRNIEYLSDGRCIIVDTSNNMSLFAVNGEKCDVEFDTLTYSEGGFSEVSVDGEGRIYVSYRKAHLIKVFMKSGGKAVREIPCKDYTPQQHFTLKSNKELVMQTHSNSVKVINETGELKSTVRKDADIYQAYPTVCSDGSILIAWVNKKENVLSIDHYTCDLKYKETLIDGQRIDIPERKWFYLQEFKSSGDIAFCTVDKLYIFRKSIMEV, from the exons ATGTCTTCACTGGAAGAAGCTGTCACAAAAAGTCTCCAGTGCCCTCTGTGTATCGATCTCCTGAAAACACCAAAATTTCTGTCATGCGGTCACACTTTCTGCAAGGACTGCCTCTGTCTCCTTCAAGCTTCAGGCAGGAATCCCAATCATATTTCCTGTCCACTCTGCCGCACGAAGACTGAGGTGAAAGACGGGAATGTATCGAACCTTAAGACTAACCTTCAGGTCCAGTCTTTGGTAGATGATATGGCAGGGGCCATTCAGCCATGCACGATATGTACCTCGGTAGATCGCCCTAACGCAAAGACCTACTGCCAAAGTTGTAAGGCTTACATGTGTGATAAATGTCTCGTGAAGCACAATGAGTGGCCAACACACACTAGCCACCAGATGGTCACCGTTGAAGACATCAAACAAGGGAGGGCGCACATCAAAAAGAAGGTTTTATGTCCTAGTCATAATCAGGATGACGGAGAGCAC AACTGTTCGGATATTTGCCTTGATTGTCTGAAGATAATGTGTATGAGGTGTCGAATGCTGGATCACCAGCCGAAAGATCACAGAGTATTGAGCAACGCCGAGTACAGCAAACAGAGATTACAAGAAATGAATGAACTAAATGAGCAAAACAAAGTTTTTCAAGATGATTTAGAAACTTTCATCAAAAATGTAAGCCAGCAAAGAACAAACGCCATCGCACATAtcgaagagaaaaagaaagaaatcaataaGACTTACGACGAATATGTGAGGAAACTGACGATGAGGAAGGAGAAACTGATTCGACAACTTGAGGAACAGAAGACAGAAGCAGAACAAAAATTCAAGGATATGTTGGATGATACTAAGACGCAGATTGCAAGAATCAAAGGTTCCTCGGAGTTGGCAAACAAAAGTTTAAAGGCGCCGCTAGAGGGCGGCACAATTGCGATGCACCAGTCACTTTTCGACGAATTGAAGTGTGCGATTGGGAAAGATAAACCAGATCTAACTGACGCCAGTTCTTTCGAAGCACGTGTGAAATGCATTCGGTTTCAGTCAAACACAGCAAGCAATGAGCTCCATCTTGGCAAACTTCAGAGAGTAGAGTGGAGAAAGGTTGTGGAGAAAGAGCTTCCTGTGAAGGATTGTATGAACAAAATGGTTCGAACACCGACCGGTCAGATGGCCGTTGGATCTCACTTAGGTGGGGTTTATCATTACACGCGAAAAGGCAAGCTATCACCGAAAAGTGATCATAAGGACACACGAATTAGAAACATTGAGTATCTCTCAGATGGTCGCTGCATCATTGTTGACACGTCAAACAACATGTCACTTTTTGCTGTAAACGGTGAAAAATGTGACGTAGAATTTGACACTTTGACATACAGTGAGGGCGGATTTAGCGAAGTTTCAGTAGACGGTGAAGGTCGCATTTATGTCAGCTACAGGAAAGCTCATCTGATCAAAGTTTTCATGAAGTCAGGTGGGAAGGCAGTGCGTGAGATACCCTGCAAAGACTACACACCTCAACAACACTTCACTTTGAAATCAAACAAGGAGCTTGTCATGCAAACCCATAGTAACTCCGTGAAAGTAATCAACGAGACCGGTGAGTTAAAGAGCACTGTCAGGAAGGATGCCGACATCTACCAGGCCTATCCGACAGTTTGCAGCGATGGCTCCATCTTGATAGCCTGGGttaataagaaagaaaatgtactcaGCATCGATCATTACACCTGTGACCTGAAGTACAAGGAAACACTCATTGACGGTCAGCGTATTGACATCCCTGAGCGAAAGTGGTTCTACCTGCAGGAATTCAAAAGTTCAGGAGACATTGCTTTCTGCACTGTCGACAAGCTGTACATCTTCCGCAAATCAATCATGGAAGTGTGA